From Salvia splendens isolate huo1 chromosome 16, SspV2, whole genome shotgun sequence, a single genomic window includes:
- the LOC121770523 gene encoding protein FAR1-RELATED SEQUENCE 5-like produces the protein MVKVVDIFSHYVVGPVIPICKADLKHYEGQKFSSLEEGISFYEKYAQEACFDFRRFGNRSSGGVITFQYVVCNRQGFHTGQPLDVDVIISDDVNVSNDDEVTSKKKHRRGTKRCGCGARISFKFFSDCGAKYYLVHQFIEEHNHAMVDKDHKRFMKRNRSMNDVHHKFVEDCTKANIGPTFTFNLLKEFFGGYDVVRCTLNDVRNCSRDIKEKLKEVDVQMILNQMQEKKRICEGFFYKYQLSIDDNKLVSLFWSDAESRKHYHMFGDVVAFDTTYSINKYRMVFGLFTRKDNHGCPIAFGAGSLSSENCDAFSWLFTVFVECMGVAPRIIITDQDWGMRLAIEKVLSGTRHRLCMWHIMSKLFEKIPKSISDREKFSKEFNACVWSELLDPDEFDILWTGIVEKYGVKDHKWFKDMFAVRHLWISAYFRDVPMGSLMRTSFSESENSFFKRNQTERLDYYDSIISPKYATDLAFEKQLTSVYTDMMFRVVQELISEADKSCRMISMSTLENIEVFRVFDARKKTFTVTHEIETESFDCECKLFVRCGYLCNHLFFVLRNKDVNNILEKYVGNRWLKSELLKAVYGLTSDESASDKAMCHGRYFGLYQRAFKNKNHLIALDNFLAGIGPQIFTHDTTGSSSVDKNDSINNIYGIVVPEEITAHAPDVVSTKGGASDKKSRIKSSIEKAIEKASKLHRRCGKCHKVTDHNARSCGRM, from the exons ATGGTGAAG GTTGTTGACATATTTTCCCATTATGTAGTAGGACCTGTTATTCCAATTTGCAAGGCTGATTTGAAGCATTATGAAGGTCAAAAATTTTCTTCACTTGAGGAGggaatttccttttatgaaaAGTATGCTCAAGAGGCTTGTTTTGATTTTCGAAGATTTGGAAATAGGTCTAGTGGTGGTGTTATTACTTTTCAGTATGTTGTCTGCAACAGACAAGGTTTTCATACAGGTCAACCGTTGGATGTCGATGTAATTATATCTGACGATGTGAACGTGTCAAATGACGATGAAGTAACTTCAAAGAAGAAACACAGACGTGGCACAAAAAGGTGTGGATGTGGAGCAAGGATCAGTTTTAAGTTTTTTTCTGATTGTGGTGCTAAATATTATCTTGTGCATCAATTCATTGAGGAACACAATCATGCTATGGTTGACAAAGATCATAAGCGATTTATGAAAAGAAATCGCAGTATGAATGATGTTCATCACAAGTTTGTTGAAGATTGCACCAAAGCTAACATCGGTCCTACTTTTACTTTCAACTTATTAAAGGAGTTTTTtggtggttatgatgttgttaGGTGTACGTTGAATGATGTTAGGaattgttctcgtgatattaaaGAGAAACTGAAAGAAGTGGATGTTCAAATGATCCTAAATCAGATGCAAGAGAAGAAGAGAATTTGTGAAGGCTTTTTTTACAAATATCAATTATCAATTGATGATAATAAGTTAGTGAGCTTATTTTGGTCTGATGCTGAGTCACGGAAACATTACCATATGTTTGGAGATGTTGTAGCATTTGATACAACATATTCGATAAACAA GTATCGTATGGTGTTTGGTCTATTTACCAGGAAAGACAATCACGGGTGTCCTATTGCATTTGGAGCTGGTTCCCTATCCAGTGAGAATTGTGATGCATTCTCATGGCTTTTTACTGTGTTTGTTGAATGCATGGGTGTTGCTCCAAGGATCATAATCACAGACCAAGATTGGGGAATGAGGCTTGCAATTGAGAAGGTATTATCTGGTACAAGGCATCGTTTGTGCATGTGGCATATTATGAGCAAGTTGTTTGAGAAAATACCTAAATCTATTTCTGATAGAGAAAAGTTTAGTAAGGAGTTTAATGCTTGTGTTTGGTCAGAATTGTTAGATCCAGATGAGTTTGACATATTATGGACTGGTATTGTTGAAAAATATGGTGTGAAAGATCATAAATGGTTTAAGGACATGTTTGCTGTTAGACATTTGTGGATCTCAGCCTACTTTAGAGATGTTCCTATGGGTTCTTTAATGAGAACATCTTTTTCTGAATCTGAAAACAGTTTTTTTAAGAG GAATCAAACTGAAAGGCTTGACTATTATGATTCTATAATCTCTCCAAAATATGCCACTGATTTAGCATTTGAGAAGCAATTGACATCTGTATACACGGATATGATGTTTAGAGTGGTTCAAGAATTGATTTCTGAGGCTGATAAGAGTTGTCGGATGATTAGCATGTCCACTTTGGAGAACATCGAGGTCTTTAGAGTTTTTGATGCTAGAAAGAAGACCTTCACAGTTACACATGAGATAGAGACTGAGTCATTTGATTGTGAGTGTAAACTATTTGTAAGGTGTGGCTATCTATGCAACCACCTTTTCTTCGTCCTCAGAAACAAAGATGTCAACAATATTCTAGAGAAGTATGTTGGTAACCGGTGGCTGAAAAGTGAATTATTGAAGGCAGTTTATGGTCTCACGAGTGATGAAAGTGCGTCTGACAAAGCTAT GTGTCATGGACGTTACTTTGGTTTATATCAACGTgcttttaagaataaaaatcaTCTGATTGCATTGGATAATTTTCTTGCGGGTATTGGTCCTCAAATTTTTACTCATGACACTACTGGATCTTCATCAGTTGATAAAAATGATTCCATCAACAACATATATGGTATTGTTGTACCTGAAGAAATAACTGCACATGCTCCAGATGTGGTTAGTACAAAGGGAGGTGCAAGTGACAAGAAAAGCAGGATTAAGTCGAGCATAGAGAAAGCAATTGAAAAAGCAAGTAAACTTCATAGGCGTTGTGGAAAGTGTCATAAAGTGACTGATCATAATGCAAGGAGTTGTGGCAGAATGTAG